A window of Brachybacterium fresconis contains these coding sequences:
- the argB gene encoding acetylglutamate kinase, with product MTDQPETSSQNETPDPAATDGPLVGKNPLAQLDAARTEAREKSEVLIEAMPWMQRFRGRIVVVKYGGNAMVDEELRRGFAADMVFMRLAGIHVVVVHGGGPQITTMLDRVGIDSAFQGGLRVTDTDTMDVVRMVLVGQVGRQLVGLINHHGPFAVGMSGEDARLLTATRRGAVVDGEDVDLGHVGAVDGVHIDAISDLLAGGRIPVISSIAPEIDAHGEPTGEVLNINADLAAAALAEGLDAEKLVMLTDVEGLYRDWPDRGSLIPEISASELRAMLPTLTSGMIPKAEALLGAVDAGVRTAAMIDGRIEHAVLLEVFTTKGVGTMVRRDDYV from the coding sequence ATGACCGACCAGCCCGAGACGTCTTCGCAGAACGAGACCCCCGACCCGGCCGCGACCGACGGCCCGCTGGTCGGCAAGAACCCGCTCGCCCAGCTCGACGCCGCCCGCACCGAGGCGCGCGAGAAGTCCGAGGTGCTCATCGAGGCGATGCCCTGGATGCAGCGGTTCCGCGGCAGGATCGTCGTGGTGAAGTACGGCGGCAACGCCATGGTCGACGAGGAGCTGCGCCGCGGCTTCGCGGCGGACATGGTCTTCATGCGCCTGGCCGGCATCCACGTCGTCGTGGTCCACGGCGGCGGACCGCAGATCACCACGATGCTCGACCGCGTCGGCATCGACTCCGCCTTCCAGGGCGGGCTGCGCGTGACCGACACCGACACGATGGACGTGGTGCGCATGGTCCTCGTGGGCCAGGTGGGGCGCCAGCTCGTCGGCCTCATCAACCACCACGGTCCCTTCGCCGTGGGGATGTCCGGCGAGGACGCGCGACTCCTCACCGCGACGCGCCGCGGCGCCGTCGTCGACGGGGAGGACGTGGACCTCGGGCATGTCGGCGCCGTCGACGGCGTGCACATCGATGCGATCAGCGACCTGCTCGCGGGCGGCCGCATCCCGGTGATCTCCTCGATCGCCCCGGAGATCGACGCCCATGGCGAGCCCACCGGCGAGGTGCTCAACATCAACGCCGACCTCGCGGCCGCGGCGCTCGCCGAGGGACTGGACGCCGAGAAGCTCGTGATGCTCACCGACGTCGAGGGCCTCTACCGCGACTGGCCCGATCGCGGATCGCTGATCCCGGAGATCTCCGCGAGCGAGCTGCGCGCGATGCTGCCCACCCTCACCTCGGGGATGATCCCGAAGGCGGAGGCGCTGCTCGGCGCGGTCGACGCCGGGGTGCGCACCGCCGCCATGATCGACGGGCGCATCGAGCACGCCGTGCTGCTGGAGGTCTTCACCACCAAGGGTGTCGGCACGATGGTCAGGAGGGACGACTATGTCTGA